In Rhodopirellula sp. P2, the DNA window CAAAATACCGGATTTTCCAACCAGTCGACCGCATTGATAGAACCGCGGCGGCTTTGTCTGAACCGGACCTGTTGATCTCCGTGGCCGAAAACATCCTGGACGACTACGACACGCCAAAAGAGAAGAAACTCCTGGTCCCTCATGCGATAGGGATCGAATTCCTTAACTTCGCTCGGAATTGCCTGGGTTCAGATGCAGCCAAGCGTGATGGGAAGGGTCGAATCCAAGTTGGATACGTCGGGAATCTTGAGATTCCGGCATTGGACCGAACTACCTTGCAACGACTGGTTCGGAATTTCCCGGAGATTCAATTTCACTTCATTGGACCATTTGACGAAAACCCCACTTTGGACAAAAGTTCCTGGCTGAACTTTTGTCGAACTGCACCCAATGCGTTGCTGCATGGATTACGAACTCCCATTGAGATCTTAGAGTACGCCAAACAGATCGACGTTTGGCTTGTCTGCTATGACCGACAGCGAGACAGGAACTCGGCGTCAAATTGTCACAAGATCACTGAGTACCTTGCAACTGGCAGCGTGGTTGTTTCTAGCCGAATTGATGCCTTCGCTGGACGCGGAGACCTATTAACCATGGCCAAAGACGGAACTTCTGATTCGTTCCTTGAAGCATTCGCCGATGCGGTTCAAGACCTATCCTATCTGAACAGTCAAACGCTACAGGATGCGAGACTGAGATTTGCAATCTCCCGAAGCTGTCGCGAGGTGCTGCAACAGATTCAGCGGAAGATTGAATCAATTACCGCAATCGAATAGATCAACTTGGCCGACGCGAGGGAATAGTATCTGCTACGCTATCTCCTCGATGGTTCGAAGGGACTTATCGGTGCTCTCAGGCATGTCAAATTGAGATCACCCTTTACTACTCACCGCAAGATTAAAATGAATGCTTTTTCGATCCGAGTACTCCGCAAACTGCGGTTGTCAAATTTTCTTCGACTGAATTGGAAGCGGTCGTTGAACGGTGTTGATTTGCACTTTCCAATTCGCGGTGATTTGGGCTGGGGGCATTTAGGCGATGCAGAATCATGGATGACCGACCTTCTCAGCTCACTAAAAATCTATTTCCAATCCAAGCAGGATCACTGCTTTGTCGATGTCGGAGTCAATATTGGACAGACCTTGGTAAAGCAGCAGACCGTGACTCCCGGTGGTGCTTACGTCGGCTTTGAGCCAAACGCCTCTTGCGTTGCCTATGTAGATGAATTAGTGAAATTGAATGGCTGGGAAAACGTAGAGCTATATCCGGTGGGCGTGTCACAAACGCCTGAATTATGCAATCTGAATTTCTTCAGCCAGTCGGAGATTGATTCCGGTGCGTCGATAATTGAGCAGTTTCGAACCGAGCAACCTGTTCTGCGACGATCTCATGTTGCCGTCTTCCCATTGAACGCCGCTGGACTTAGTCGCCCAGTCTCGTTCCTTAAAATCGATGTGGAAGGAGCGGAACTCGAGGTACTGAGAGGCGCCAACTCAGTCATACTGAGAGATCGTCCTTTAGTTTCTATCGAGATCCTGCCTTGCTACGATGTGTCAAATAAGTTTCGAATCGAGCGGCAGTATGCTCTAGAGCAGTTGATGGCAAAAGCAAAATACAGGTGCTTTAGAATTCTTAAAGCAACTGCAGAACAGGGGCGGCTCACAGGCATCGAAAGAGTTGATTCCATAGGCGTCCATGGCGACATAGACCTTGCCGACTATCTGTGGATACCACAAGAGTCCGTTGACGATATCTGTGGGTTGATCGCTCAACAGTTCGCGGTAGATGGGTGAACCAGCACCTGGCCTATCTCACCTTGCGAAGTCACTCTCTCTTTCACAGATCATCTACTGTGCAAATAAAAAGCAAGCAATTAAGAAGCGATACCAGAATAGACGCCAATGGAGTTTCGGTCGTCATTCCGACCATCGGACGCGAAGCGGTAGTGCTGGACACGGTGAGTGACCTGACCCGCCAAGCTGGTGTCGACTTCGAGATAATCATTGTCACGCAATCTACCCAAACGCTCGATGAAGTACAAAGCTTGGCCGTTAGACATAACGTCGCAGCACGATGTTATTATCAATCGGAACCAAATGCGAGTTTGGCAAGGAACGTTGGGTTGCGGGAAGCAAAGTTCAACGTCGTACTATTCATTGATGATGACATGCATTTGCCGAATATTCGGTTCCTCGAAAGCCACCTTGCTCCATTCGAAGAACCCAGCTTGGCCGGAGTTGCCGGGCAAGTCCTGTTGCCGGGGCAGGAACCAAGGACCCGGGCACTTCATTATTTCGCAAGCAGGAAAAGGGTGGGCTGGCTCTATTTTCCACCTACGTGGACAAAGCCCGATAGTGTACGAAACGGAATTTCATGCAACTTGTCCGTTCGAAAAGACCTTGCCCTAGACGTCGGTGGGATGGATGCTAACTTTGTCAAAGGCGCTCACCGTGAGGAGTCTGATTTTTGCCTAAGACTTACGGACAAGCACGGTTTGCTAGCATTCTCCCCAGCAGCGTCAGCGGTGCATCTTCACGTTCCCTCGGGCGGTTGTCGCTCTTGGAACGACCGGAAGATTGAAAAGCCCAATTCGCACGCTAACCATCATCTGGCAGGCGAATGGTACTTCTTGTTACGAGGGCTCCAACTTGGGACCATTGGATACCTGGACCTTCCAGACTACTTCTTCGCACTCGCGAAACGCCATCTATGGTACCGTCCAAATGGCAAGCGATTCCAGGGCGGATTCAAGGCATTGTTGAATTCATTGGAGGGTCTGCTCGAAGCACGTCGGTGGTTGAAGTCAAAACCTCGATTGGTCGATTCGGTTTCAAACAGCGAGTACAAATTGGTCTGGGAAGTAACGCCCAAAGATCAAACAGAATTCGAGAGGGGCCAGCAAGCGAGGCACTGATACCTCAATGCGAGTAGCACGAATTCGTTGATAATGACCGTTCCACCTATAGCACGATGTTTCTACTTGGCCGATTTCGCATCCAGATACAGCGAAGGCATGCGACATCCGGCAAGGAACTATTGCTGGACAGCGGCGCGAAGCAAGACGGGACACTTGGACTGACCAACAGAAAGAAATCCTGCAGCAACCGTCAAGATGCATTACGTCCTTTGCCGCGTTCTTAGATCTCGGAAATCATACTCGCCATTATACAGGACACGTGTGTTACAATTTTAGCAAAGTCCCGAAAAGGCTCTTCAGCCGAAAAAGTGGGTGTATAAAACAAGGCACAATACAAGAAACAGAATACGTAAAGAAGTCATATGCTGCGTTTTCTCGACGTGTCAGTTCGTTTTGTGAAAATTACCGCATCGGCTGTTACCTCGTGCCTCGGTTTACGTCGGTGGAACGGTGGGAGGAACTGCAGTTTTTCATTCGAATGCCTGCTAGCTATAATATCATTTTTGATGCAAGGTCAAAGACGCACCTTGGTCGCTTTATCTGCGGGAACTATGAATGCCGGTTGACATAGAAAATCTGCGTTTATTTCAATGCCGATTGGGTAATTTTGGACATCGGAGTAAATGTTGGGTACTACACATTGCCATTTGCGAATAGACTTCAGCTACTTGGCGGCACCGGAGCTGTACACGCCTTCGAGCCTGTCGAGGCAAATTTCCGAGCGTTTGCGTCTGGAGTGGACGCAAATCGTCTGAGTGAGCGTGTGCGCCTACATAGGTACGGTCTTGGAGAGCGTTTTGAAGAAGTTCAAATCTCCATGACCGAAGATGGTGAAACGGGAAACGCGGTTGTTGTGAGTCCTGAGTTGGCAAAAGAACGCGAGATTGCACATTTTGAGAAAATCCAGATTTTGTGTCTTGACAATCTTGTTGAAGAATTGAACATCCAACGGTTTGATTTGATTAAAATCGACATTGAGGGCGGAGAAATATCGTTCCTTCGCGGTGCGAGAAATTTCATTACGCGTTTCCTGCCCGTCATCTATGGTGAATTTAACTCATACTTCATTGACGTAAACGGGCAGAAGACTCAGGAGGCAATTGACTTTCTAGCCCAGCTGGGATATCGATGCCACAGACAGCTCAGTCGCTCGCATCATTTTGCACCTATAGGCGTTTACCAAGAAG includes these proteins:
- a CDS encoding FkbM family methyltransferase; translated protein: MDIGVNVGYYTLPFANRLQLLGGTGAVHAFEPVEANFRAFASGVDANRLSERVRLHRYGLGERFEEVQISMTEDGETGNAVVVSPELAKEREIAHFEKIQILCLDNLVEELNIQRFDLIKIDIEGGEISFLRGARNFITRFLPVIYGEFNSYFIDVNGQKTQEAIDFLAQLGYRCHRQLSRSHHFAPIGVYQEGIGDLLFLPPTIPAADLSFWAD
- a CDS encoding FkbM family methyltransferase, giving the protein MNGVDLHFPIRGDLGWGHLGDAESWMTDLLSSLKIYFQSKQDHCFVDVGVNIGQTLVKQQTVTPGGAYVGFEPNASCVAYVDELVKLNGWENVELYPVGVSQTPELCNLNFFSQSEIDSGASIIEQFRTEQPVLRRSHVAVFPLNAAGLSRPVSFLKIDVEGAELEVLRGANSVILRDRPLVSIEILPCYDVSNKFRIERQYALEQLMAKAKYRCFRILKATAEQGRLTGIERVDSIGVHGDIDLADYLWIPQESVDDICGLIAQQFAVDG
- a CDS encoding glycosyltransferase family 2 protein, producing the protein MNQHLAYLTLRSHSLFHRSSTVQIKSKQLRSDTRIDANGVSVVIPTIGREAVVLDTVSDLTRQAGVDFEIIIVTQSTQTLDEVQSLAVRHNVAARCYYQSEPNASLARNVGLREAKFNVVLFIDDDMHLPNIRFLESHLAPFEEPSLAGVAGQVLLPGQEPRTRALHYFASRKRVGWLYFPPTWTKPDSVRNGISCNLSVRKDLALDVGGMDANFVKGAHREESDFCLRLTDKHGLLAFSPAASAVHLHVPSGGCRSWNDRKIEKPNSHANHHLAGEWYFLLRGLQLGTIGYLDLPDYFFALAKRHLWYRPNGKRFQGGFKALLNSLEGLLEARRWLKSKPRLVDSVSNSEYKLVWEVTPKDQTEFERGQQARH